From Rutidosis leptorrhynchoides isolate AG116_Rl617_1_P2 chromosome 3, CSIRO_AGI_Rlap_v1, whole genome shotgun sequence, a single genomic window includes:
- the LOC139901117 gene encoding uncharacterized protein, which translates to MVATNWDWSRDPYGRATRELYDLGELLNSSFLNPDKLDTWGWDSISNRIYTTKGLTKLINEKTIGMGTNAKGTMKNNLVPKKVEVFIWRAMKKCLPVRTELDKRRIDLHSVRCPFCDDDLESVDHSLLSCTKAVEVWNKVYGWWGLGRLPNMSLEYLLQGDVRQKCLDSGKLIWQAVIWVSTYLMWRNRNHAVFKNKCWSTPVALSEIQIKSYEWIAKRNKGMVIDWHNRFHSPSCFLV; encoded by the coding sequence ATGGTCGCGACAAATTGGGATTGGTCAAGGGATCCCTATGGGCGAGCTACAAGAGAACTTTATGATCTTGGCGAACTGTTAAACTCATCTTTCTTGAACCCGGATAAACTCGACACTTGGGGATGGGACAGCATCAGCAATAGGATTTACACAACGAAGGGTCTAACAAAATTGATAAACGAGAAGACGATAGGTATGGGTACAAATGCGAAGGGAACAATGAAAAACAATTTGGTACCAAAAAAAGTGGAAGTGTTCATTTGGAGAGCCATGAAAAAATGTCTACCGGTGCGTACGGAACTAGATAAAAGAAGGATCGATCTCCACTCGGTCCGTTGTCCTTTCTGCGACGATGATCTCGAGTCGGTAGATCACTCCCTCCTCTCATGTACAAAAGCGGTTGAGGTATGGAATAAAGTATATGGCTGGTGGGGTTTAGGTAGGTTACCGAATATGAGTCTTGAATATCTTCTGCAAGGGGATGTGAGGCAAAAATGTTTGGATTCGGGCAAGCTCATATGGCAAGCGGTGATTTGGGTATCTACCTATCTAATGTGGCGAAATAGAAATCATGCGGTTTTCAAAAATAAATGTTGGAGCACTCCGGTTGCACTAAGCGAAATCCAAATCAAAAGCTACGAGTGGATTGCGAAAAGGAACAAAGGAATGGTAATTGATTGGCATAATCGGTTTCATAGTCCGTCATGTTTTCTTGTTTAA